One genomic segment of Synechocystis sp. LKSZ1 includes these proteins:
- a CDS encoding methyltransferase, with protein sequence MALMQMITSYWVSQSIYAAAKLGIADHLATGEKSYKELATVTYTHEQSLYRLLRALASVGIFTETSVGQFAMTPLSAFLQSDTPSSLRDVAIMMGDREHYGSWGNILHAIKTGNSGFEQLFGMNVFEYYAQNPEPADIFDRAMTSFSSIENAAVSSDYDFSSINTLVDVAGGHGSLLTSILKANPSLNGILFDMPEVIERAKAHMATSGVSDRCQLLSGNFFESVPGGADAYILKHIIHDWDDERAAVILKQCHQAMANNGRVLVVEQVIPPGNDPFVGKLLDVNMLVMCPGGKERTSEEFRALLAQAGFNMTRIVPTQGLVSVIEGIKM encoded by the coding sequence TACGCCGCGGCTAAGCTTGGCATTGCTGACCATTTAGCCACTGGAGAAAAGAGCTACAAAGAGCTGGCAACAGTAACCTATACCCATGAGCAGTCTCTCTATCGTCTGTTGCGGGCCCTGGCCAGTGTAGGCATCTTCACTGAAACGTCAGTAGGACAATTTGCCATGACACCGTTATCAGCTTTTCTCCAGAGTGATACTCCCAGCTCCTTGCGAGATGTCGCGATCATGATGGGGGATCGTGAACACTATGGCAGTTGGGGCAACATTTTGCACGCCATTAAGACGGGTAACAGCGGATTTGAGCAACTTTTTGGCATGAATGTGTTTGAGTATTATGCTCAAAACCCTGAACCTGCTGACATTTTCGACCGGGCGATGACGAGTTTTTCTAGTATTGAAAATGCCGCCGTGAGTTCGGATTATGACTTCTCATCTATCAATACTCTGGTGGATGTGGCTGGTGGTCATGGTAGTTTGCTGACCTCTATCCTGAAAGCCAATCCCAGCCTGAATGGGATTTTGTTTGATATGCCAGAGGTAATTGAGCGGGCCAAGGCTCACATGGCAACCAGTGGAGTCAGCGATCGCTGCCAATTATTGAGCGGCAACTTTTTTGAATCCGTTCCTGGTGGAGCAGATGCCTATATTCTTAAACACATCATCCATGATTGGGACGATGAACGGGCGGCAGTCATACTCAAGCAATGCCATCAGGCCATGGCAAATAATGGCAGAGTTTTGGTTGTAGAGCAAGTCATTCCTCCTGGGAACGATCCCTTTGTCGGCAAACTTTTAGATGTCAATATGTTAGTGATGTGTCCCGGCGGCAAGGAGCGCACATCAGAGGAATTCCGCGCTCTATTGGCTCAAGCTGGATTTAACATGACCCGAATTGTCCCGACCCAAGGCCTTGTCAGCGTTATCGAAGGTATAAAGATGTAA
- a CDS encoding malic enzyme-like NAD(P)-binding protein, with translation MANLTPNPSYSLNLRLELPNQSGTLARVTQAIADQGGSFGQISLIDSNLKITQREITVNASSEEHADRIVEAVKGLEGIQLLSVSDRTFDLHQGGKITVQSRIPLTAQSDLAMAYTPGVGRICKAIAQDPEQVYKLTIKRNTVAVVTDGSAVLGLGNLGPEAALPVMEGKAMLFKEFAGIDAFPICLATQDTEEIITAVKQIAPVFGGVNLEDIAAPRCFEIEARLRAELNIPVFHDDQHGTAIVTLAALFNALKLVHKTLESVRIVINGAGAAGLAIAALLQKAGATNIWICDSKGILSKARTDLNPQKLAYAVEAQGSLADAMQGADVFLGVSAPGVVSPVMVRSMAQEPIVFAMANPIPEIQPELIHDDVAVMATGRSDYPNQINNVLAFPGVFRGALDCRARTITDTMYLEAAKAIASLVSPSTLDREHIVPSVFDARVASTVASAVLLAARAEGIAAC, from the coding sequence ATGGCCAATTTAACCCCTAATCCCAGCTATAGTCTTAACCTCCGCCTTGAATTACCCAACCAATCGGGCACCCTGGCCCGTGTTACCCAGGCCATTGCCGACCAAGGGGGTAGTTTTGGTCAAATCTCCCTCATTGACAGCAACCTCAAAATTACCCAACGAGAGATTACTGTTAATGCCTCTAGTGAAGAGCATGCCGATAGGATTGTGGAAGCGGTTAAAGGCCTAGAGGGGATCCAGTTACTCAGTGTATCTGACCGAACCTTTGACCTGCACCAAGGGGGCAAAATCACTGTCCAAAGTCGTATTCCTCTAACCGCCCAATCGGACTTGGCCATGGCTTATACTCCTGGGGTTGGCCGCATTTGCAAGGCCATTGCCCAGGATCCCGAACAGGTTTATAAGCTGACCATTAAGCGTAATACAGTGGCCGTCGTGACCGATGGCAGTGCGGTTTTAGGTCTGGGAAATCTTGGCCCTGAGGCGGCCCTGCCGGTGATGGAAGGCAAGGCCATGCTCTTTAAGGAGTTTGCGGGCATTGATGCTTTTCCCATTTGCCTAGCGACCCAGGATACGGAGGAAATTATTACAGCGGTTAAACAGATTGCTCCTGTCTTTGGTGGGGTGAACCTAGAGGATATTGCGGCCCCCCGCTGCTTTGAAATTGAGGCTCGTCTGCGGGCGGAATTGAATATTCCCGTTTTCCACGACGACCAACATGGCACCGCTATTGTTACTCTGGCGGCCCTCTTCAATGCTCTCAAACTGGTTCATAAAACTCTCGAAAGTGTCCGTATTGTGATCAATGGGGCCGGGGCCGCAGGCCTGGCCATCGCCGCTCTCTTGCAAAAAGCCGGAGCTACCAACATTTGGATTTGTGATTCTAAAGGGATTTTGTCCAAAGCCCGGACTGACCTCAATCCCCAAAAATTGGCCTACGCGGTTGAGGCTCAGGGAAGCCTCGCCGATGCGATGCAAGGGGCCGATGTCTTTCTGGGGGTCAGTGCGCCGGGGGTGGTTTCCCCGGTTATGGTACGTTCCATGGCCCAGGAGCCGATTGTCTTTGCCATGGCTAATCCAATTCCCGAAATTCAACCGGAGCTCATTCACGATGACGTTGCCGTGATGGCCACAGGGCGCAGTGACTATCCCAATCAAATTAACAATGTCTTGGCCTTCCCTGGTGTCTTTCGTGGGGCTTTGGACTGCCGTGCTCGCACGATTACGGATACGATGTATTTAGAAGCCGCAAAGGCCATTGCTTCACTGGTCTCTCCCAGTACCCTAGACCGAGAACATATTGTCCCCTCCGTCTTTGATGCTCGGGTGGCCAGCACCGTTGCCAGTGCCGTACTATTGGCAGCACGAGCTGAGGGAATTGCCGCTTGCTAA
- a CDS encoding M15 family metallopeptidase, giving the protein MGKVNRPPRSSNRQDTGEIPEILRDGPTVASPSRGGAVYVWLMGVAGALLLGLGSLWWFQSRPVPVVQSTPSPQASPPPEKIDNILGHLPYAEAPAQELKVIRADGQLRLRRTAAVQFLSMQAAARASGVNLVPLSAFRSIEEQNRLFFTVKQQRNQATRKRAEVSAPPGYSEHHTGYALDIGDGNVPATNLLVTFEKTPAFRWLQANAARYSFELSFAPNNPQGVSYEPWHWRYVGDRQSLETFYKARNLPKAQ; this is encoded by the coding sequence ATGGGGAAAGTTAATCGGCCGCCACGGTCATCCAATCGTCAAGATACTGGAGAAATTCCCGAGATTCTGCGTGACGGGCCGACGGTCGCCAGCCCAAGCCGAGGGGGGGCGGTCTATGTTTGGTTGATGGGGGTCGCAGGGGCTTTACTTTTAGGCTTAGGCAGTCTGTGGTGGTTCCAATCTCGGCCAGTACCGGTCGTTCAATCAACCCCCTCCCCCCAGGCTAGTCCCCCCCCAGAGAAAATTGATAATATTCTCGGTCATCTTCCCTATGCGGAAGCGCCTGCCCAAGAATTAAAAGTCATTCGTGCCGATGGGCAACTGCGCCTACGGCGGACTGCTGCAGTTCAATTCCTCTCAATGCAAGCCGCCGCTCGGGCCAGCGGGGTAAATTTAGTCCCGCTGTCGGCCTTTCGTTCTATTGAAGAGCAGAATCGCCTATTTTTTACCGTCAAACAACAGCGGAACCAGGCCACCCGTAAACGGGCCGAGGTTAGTGCTCCCCCTGGTTACAGCGAACATCACACGGGTTATGCCCTTGATATTGGGGATGGTAATGTTCCCGCCACCAATCTCCTGGTTACCTTTGAAAAAACCCCAGCCTTCCGATGGCTCCAGGCTAATGCAGCCCGCTATAGTTTTGAGCTTTCCTTTGCCCCCAATAATCCTCAGGGCGTTAGTTATGAACCTTGGCATTGGCGTTACGTGGGAGACCGTCAGAGCCTAGAAACGTTCTACAAGGCCCGTAATCTTCCGAAGGCCCAGTAA
- the aat gene encoding leucyl/phenylalanyl-tRNA--protein transferase: MELSARVESIIQGYAQGYFLMADDQGQLGWYASQSHALIPLDHRFRYPKSLRRVLNQSRFSLAINRDFVGVCRGCAGRESTWISPALLEIYQLLHQFGWAHSFEAWAGDRLAGGILGISIGGVFIGESMFYTVPEASKAAMVMLVQRLRQRGFVLFDAQLQNPHLERFGAYVIDEAHYQRLLAQSLLLPRTFV; encoded by the coding sequence ATGGAGCTAAGCGCAAGGGTTGAATCCATTATACAGGGCTACGCCCAGGGCTATTTTCTCATGGCGGATGATCAGGGCCAGTTGGGATGGTATGCCAGTCAGTCCCACGCTCTAATTCCCCTAGACCATCGTTTTCGCTATCCTAAATCCCTGCGTCGGGTTCTGAATCAAAGCCGTTTCAGTTTGGCCATTAACCGTGATTTTGTCGGGGTGTGTCGGGGCTGTGCGGGCCGGGAGAGTACCTGGATTTCTCCAGCGCTTTTAGAGATTTACCAATTGCTCCATCAGTTCGGCTGGGCCCATAGTTTTGAGGCCTGGGCTGGAGATCGACTGGCCGGGGGAATTCTGGGAATTAGCATCGGTGGCGTCTTTATTGGGGAATCCATGTTCTATACGGTTCCCGAGGCCTCCAAGGCGGCCATGGTGATGTTGGTTCAGCGTCTGCGTCAGCGAGGTTTTGTCCTATTTGATGCCCAGCTGCAAAACCCCCATCTAGAGCGCTTTGGGGCCTACGTTATCGACGAAGCCCATTACCAGAGGCTATTGGCCCAGAGCCTTCTACTCCCTCGTACTTTTGTGTAG
- a CDS encoding SH3 domain-containing protein, with product MLRYILAVPIFGSLLAAPALAQSTAVVIAPPSNVRNTPNGAIICTLSRRISITVYQKEGLWYYTDACGGGYIHQSQIRFQGAAATGNRARVTGIRQGQLALRASPNGRAIAGLNNGNVVQILEQQGNWAYVRVVQGPNRRVTGREGWVNSYYLALF from the coding sequence ATGTTGAGATACATTTTGGCGGTGCCTATCTTTGGGAGTTTGCTGGCGGCCCCGGCCCTGGCCCAATCAACGGCCGTTGTGATTGCCCCCCCTTCCAATGTGCGCAATACTCCCAATGGAGCCATTATTTGTACTTTATCTCGTCGGATCTCAATTACGGTCTATCAAAAAGAAGGCCTGTGGTATTACACCGATGCCTGTGGTGGTGGCTATATCCACCAGAGCCAGATTCGTTTCCAGGGGGCCGCGGCGACGGGGAACCGGGCCCGAGTGACGGGGATTCGCCAGGGCCAGTTGGCTTTACGGGCTAGCCCCAATGGTCGAGCCATTGCGGGGTTGAATAATGGCAATGTAGTTCAAATTCTAGAACAACAGGGCAACTGGGCCTACGTGCGCGTAGTTCAGGGCCCGAATCGTCGGGTGACGGGCCGAGAAGGGTGGGTCAATTCCTATTATTTGGCCCTGTTTTAA